The following proteins are encoded in a genomic region of Amycolatopsis sulphurea:
- the ald gene encoding alanine dehydrogenase: MRIAVPREIKRHEYRVALTPAGVHELVGRGHDVFVETQAGAGSSITDEEYVAAGAKVLATAEETWSEGELVLKVKEPIADEYPRLRKDLVLFTYLHIAADRPLTDALLSSGTTAIAYETVQKPNGALPLLAPMSEVAGRLAPQVGAFALMKPSGGRGVLPGGIPGVHPARVVVIGGGVAGLNAARVALGLGSDVEILDTNVDRLRQIDNDFGGRIRTVTSNRLSVEEAVLEADLVVGAVLVPGAKAPKLVSNDLVSRMKPGSVLVDIAIDQGGCFADSRPTTHDDPTYRVHESVFYCVANMPGAVPRTSTYGLTNVTLPYAVQLADHGWQAALSADPALALGLNTHHGALTNAPVAAAHDLPHTALETVLS; the protein is encoded by the coding sequence GTGCGTATCGCCGTTCCCCGTGAGATCAAGAGGCACGAGTACCGGGTCGCGCTGACCCCGGCCGGCGTGCACGAACTGGTCGGCCGCGGACACGACGTCTTCGTCGAGACCCAGGCCGGCGCCGGTTCCTCGATCACCGACGAGGAGTACGTCGCCGCGGGCGCGAAGGTGCTGGCCACGGCGGAGGAGACCTGGTCCGAGGGCGAACTCGTGCTCAAGGTCAAGGAGCCGATCGCCGACGAGTACCCGCGGCTGCGCAAGGACCTGGTGCTGTTCACGTACCTGCACATCGCCGCGGACCGGCCGCTGACCGACGCGCTGCTGTCCTCGGGCACCACCGCAATCGCGTACGAGACCGTACAAAAGCCGAACGGCGCGCTGCCCCTGCTGGCCCCGATGTCGGAGGTCGCGGGACGGCTGGCGCCGCAGGTGGGCGCCTTCGCGCTGATGAAGCCGAGCGGTGGCCGTGGCGTGCTGCCCGGCGGTATCCCGGGCGTACACCCGGCGCGCGTTGTGGTGATCGGTGGCGGCGTGGCCGGCCTCAACGCCGCACGGGTGGCGCTGGGCCTCGGCTCGGACGTGGAGATCCTGGACACCAACGTGGACCGGCTTCGCCAGATCGACAACGACTTCGGCGGCCGGATCCGCACGGTGACCTCCAACCGGCTCTCGGTCGAAGAAGCCGTGCTGGAAGCCGACCTGGTCGTCGGCGCGGTGCTGGTGCCCGGCGCGAAGGCGCCGAAGCTGGTGTCGAACGACCTGGTGTCCCGCATGAAGCCGGGCAGCGTGCTGGTGGACATCGCTATCGACCAAGGCGGCTGCTTCGCCGACTCTCGGCCGACGACGCACGACGACCCGACCTACCGCGTGCACGAGTCGGTGTTCTACTGCGTCGCGAACATGCCCGGCGCGGTGCCCCGTACGTCGACGTACGGCCTCACGAACGTGACCCTGCCCTACGCCGTGCAACTGGCCGACCACGGCTGGCAAGCCGCACTGTCCGCGGACCCGGCGCTGGCCCTCGGCCTCAACACGCACCACGGCGCGCTGACCAACGCACCGGTCGCGGCCGCGCACGATCTGCCGCACACGGCACTGGAGACCGTCCTTTCCTGA
- a CDS encoding zinc-binding dehydrogenase, translating to MRAVWLREFGGPGVLVAGEAPDPVPGPGQVLIEVAFANITFVETQFRATGSGPYAVELPMVPGNGVGGVISRIGADVDPALVGRRVVTSTGGRGGYAQRAVADATLVFPVPDALSLDVAVALLADGRTATGLMHATDVRAGDRVLVEAAAGGVGSLLVQLAKAAGAEVVAAAGGPAKAAQARDLGADLAVDYTDPGWPVVAGPVDVVFDGVGGPVGTAAFTLLRPGGRMAIYGLSSGSWAEVSEEDAQARDVTLVRSIGDAKALRGFTEAALEAAAAGVLSPVIGQRFPLERAADAHAAIESRGTVGKTLLIA from the coding sequence ATGCGCGCGGTGTGGCTGAGGGAGTTCGGCGGGCCCGGAGTGCTGGTCGCGGGGGAGGCCCCGGATCCGGTGCCCGGTCCGGGGCAGGTGCTGATCGAGGTGGCGTTCGCGAACATCACGTTCGTGGAGACCCAGTTCCGGGCCACCGGATCCGGACCGTACGCGGTGGAGCTGCCGATGGTCCCCGGCAACGGCGTCGGCGGCGTGATCAGCCGCATCGGCGCGGACGTGGACCCGGCGCTGGTCGGCCGCCGGGTGGTCACCTCCACCGGCGGTCGCGGCGGGTATGCCCAGCGGGCCGTGGCCGACGCGACGCTGGTGTTCCCGGTGCCCGACGCGCTGAGCCTCGACGTCGCGGTAGCCCTGCTCGCCGACGGCCGCACCGCGACCGGCCTGATGCATGCGACGGACGTACGCGCGGGTGATCGCGTACTGGTCGAAGCTGCCGCCGGTGGTGTGGGCAGCCTGCTGGTGCAGCTGGCGAAGGCGGCGGGCGCGGAGGTGGTGGCCGCCGCCGGTGGCCCGGCGAAGGCTGCTCAGGCCCGCGACCTCGGCGCCGACCTGGCGGTCGACTACACCGATCCCGGTTGGCCGGTCGTTGCCGGGCCGGTCGACGTGGTCTTCGACGGTGTCGGCGGTCCGGTCGGCACGGCCGCGTTCACTCTGCTCCGTCCTGGCGGCCGGATGGCGATCTACGGACTCTCCAGCGGATCGTGGGCGGAAGTGTCCGAAGAGGACGCTCAGGCCCGGGACGTGACGCTGGTTCGTTCCATCGGTGACGCGAAAGCGTTGCGCGGGTTCACCGAGGCCGCGCTCGAAGCGGCCGCGGCGGGCGTGCTCAGCCCGGTGATCGGCCAGCGGTTCCCGCTGGAACGTGCGGCCGACGCGCATGCGGCGATCGAATCCCGTGGCACAGTGGGAAAAACCTTGCTAATCGCGTGA